Proteins from a genomic interval of Archangium lipolyticum:
- a CDS encoding acyl carrier protein translates to MDIRREIRSFIESQAIFNKEKLAFGDDDNFFELRIVSSLFAMQLVTHLEKTFNLTLEDDDLDISNFGSINAIVRFIERKKPAQATAG, encoded by the coding sequence GTGGATATACGTCGAGAGATCCGGTCGTTCATTGAGAGCCAGGCGATCTTCAACAAGGAGAAGCTGGCCTTCGGAGACGACGACAACTTCTTCGAGCTGCGGATCGTGAGCTCGCTCTTCGCGATGCAGCTCGTGACGCACCTGGAAAAGACCTTCAATCTCACCCTCGAAGACGACGATCTCGATATCTCGAACTTCGGATCGATCAACGCGATCGTTCGCTTTATCGAGCGGAAGAAACCCGCTCAAGCGACAGCGGGATGA
- a CDS encoding HAD-IIIC family phosphatase produces MALTKEKEIKCVVWDLDDTLWTGTLLERDGLKLRPEVERILRELDSRGILHSIASKNDHATAMAKLTELGIEQYFLYPQISWNAKSAGLAAIQKSLNIGMDTILFVDDQAFERDEVRSVHPELTTLDATQYLSLLTMPRLMPRFITEDSARRRQMYLDDARRLTEENEYQGPKSEFLASLGLRFTIAPAAESDLKRAEELTIRTNQLNSTGITYDYEQLDALRRSPDHLLLVCELVDRYGSYGKIGLALVHKGAEAWTLKLLLMSCRVMSRGVGTVLLTHIMMAARAEGKRLRADFRETGKNKMMFVTYKFANFQKVETREDGTIVLENDLSNIQPYPEYLEVKVA; encoded by the coding sequence ATGGCTTTGACCAAGGAAAAAGAAATCAAGTGCGTCGTCTGGGATCTCGATGACACCTTGTGGACCGGGACGCTGCTCGAGCGCGACGGCCTGAAGCTGCGTCCGGAGGTCGAGCGCATTCTGCGCGAGCTCGACTCCCGCGGCATCCTGCATTCGATCGCGAGCAAGAACGATCACGCCACGGCCATGGCCAAGCTGACGGAGCTTGGCATCGAGCAATACTTCCTCTATCCGCAGATCTCCTGGAACGCCAAATCGGCAGGGCTGGCGGCCATCCAGAAGAGCCTCAACATCGGCATGGACACGATCCTCTTCGTCGATGATCAGGCCTTCGAGCGTGACGAGGTGCGCAGCGTCCATCCCGAGCTGACGACGCTCGATGCCACGCAATATCTGAGCCTGCTGACCATGCCTCGCCTCATGCCGCGCTTCATCACCGAGGACTCGGCTCGGCGGCGGCAGATGTACCTCGACGATGCGCGGCGGCTGACGGAGGAGAACGAGTACCAGGGGCCGAAGTCGGAGTTCCTCGCCAGCCTGGGGTTGCGCTTCACCATCGCGCCCGCCGCCGAGAGCGACCTCAAGCGCGCCGAAGAGCTGACGATCCGCACGAACCAGCTCAATTCGACCGGCATCACCTATGACTATGAGCAACTCGACGCGCTGCGCCGCTCGCCGGATCACCTCCTGCTCGTCTGCGAGCTGGTGGACCGTTACGGCTCGTATGGCAAGATCGGCCTGGCACTCGTGCACAAAGGTGCCGAAGCCTGGACGTTGAAGCTGTTGCTCATGTCGTGCCGCGTCATGTCACGCGGCGTCGGCACCGTCCTGCTGACTCACATCATGATGGCGGCGCGTGCCGAGGGTAAGCGCCTGCGTGCCGATTTTCGAGAGACCGGTAAGAACAAGATGATGTTTGTCACCTACAAATTCGCGAACTTCCAGAAGGTGGAGACACGCGAAGACGGCACCATCGTCCTGGAAAACGATTTGAGCAACATCCAGCCCTACCCCGAGTATCTCGAAGTCAAGGTCGCCTGA
- a CDS encoding amino acid adenylation domain-containing protein, with protein MTTMATDVLFELTGPQKLIWINEHLYPGTQLHTLAGAAFLRGPLDEERLEAAVAAFVAGNSAMRTVIRTVDGEPRQMFPAAAPVAIGRRDFSGEPQPEAAFRRWVDATIRVPMPLLERPLYEACIVRLGQDSAALYLKAHHIIADGYALFLFLEGVLRNYSQLIETGAIARPFRSEYETFIEADRAYHGSEQYAEDHAYWSAALGALRAPARLSSEDLTVVPATAARKTYRLGADATRRLAAVSEELNASPFRVVTAVLASVIARLTGNPEVCIGTPILNRRSKRERMTFGMMVNTVPLPFVIDSKAGLATLVEDAGRLTKAAIAGSRYPSLGLRLPGGGSALSLFDVGLSYQNAPFRESYGALEVSLEWFFNGQEMSAATVHFHDRQRQGELTFDIDHRTAVVSERLVDGLAAALVEGIDKVGDAGSRQRPVTALPLTREALTLVGSPLRDDSNDLALAPSRLKAVMAAHPTRQALRWEGGAWSYAELAAEVDARLAALRAAGVERGDRVVVWAHRTPETVAMLLAAWAAGAAYVPLDAHTPAARVEAILSDAAARFLVTDCDVTALSTQGIRILDPRHARGAVTGAEWEPVRPSDLCYVIFTSGSTGRPKGVAVDHGGLAHYLAFAVERYGKGRPTSCPLFTSLGFDLTVTSLFLPLLTGGCLRIYGEDADHEGALLSRVLQDEHSEVIKLTPAHLALISRLSMPAPQVRAYVVGGEALPTATAAAIVAMHGGRAEVINEYGPTEAVVGCTIHAYHAGDVGIDVPIGLPIAGTVLRIVTPWGVDQVPGAEGELLIGGRGLAAGYLGRADLTSERFLTDGQNGGRWYKTGDKVRLRPDGELDYLGRIDRQIKIRGFRIELGEIEAAYRAETGDAACVAVDVKGAGEDRVLALFYVAPVEHEVRTLRAALARRLPDYMVPGVILRIDAVPLNANGKVDRTALQRRYDEARALTGAAPSTTDLSPEAARALALIEPLIGGAVDLRRSFVEAGGNSITAIQAISRLQAAGLGGTVRGLLRSESIGDFLAGLGDVAVKSVRAPISGPLAQPLPAARWFLAEGFVRAEHWHQSVLLRPRALLDPVRLGEALHAVVRAHDALRLNVADDGKSLLLNPVHLEVTPVVTRRVLAAAGEAARRDSIVAAAQEVKRGFDLRRDLLLKATLLDFGDGDVRLLLVGHHLVVDVVSWHVLLADLSAAYAALDGGGTPALAPEGTSFVEWCEAVAGLAESLAPGEEALFRDAVTAARAIPALPTRLLEQGASAVQTLRVELGDAAAQALLGNANQAFSTQPHELILAAAVAATARHFGRDAVSIEYESHGRHELTSDQDLTRTVGWLTALTPLVFAAPSSERPELLVIDVKDRLRRLPGNGLGYGAVRERCGGVGLHPMLRFNYLGLAAAATEDAGLFELAPEPTGPDVAPENHATAAVEMIVQVKDSGFEVTLQLDARRFDAESANRFAARLAEETQAMAHLCLAQEKPRLTPSDFAAAELTLDELDSLFTTSST; from the coding sequence ATGACGACCATGGCTACCGACGTCCTCTTCGAGTTGACGGGCCCGCAGAAGCTGATCTGGATCAACGAGCACCTGTATCCGGGTACTCAGTTGCACACCCTGGCTGGCGCGGCCTTTCTCCGGGGTCCACTCGACGAGGAGCGGCTCGAGGCCGCAGTGGCGGCCTTCGTCGCCGGCAACTCCGCGATGCGGACGGTGATCCGCACCGTCGACGGAGAGCCGCGGCAGATGTTTCCGGCCGCTGCCCCCGTCGCCATCGGCCGTCGCGACTTCAGCGGCGAGCCGCAGCCGGAGGCGGCGTTCCGCCGCTGGGTTGACGCGACGATCCGCGTGCCAATGCCTCTCCTCGAGAGGCCTTTGTACGAGGCGTGCATCGTCCGGCTGGGACAAGACAGCGCCGCGCTTTATCTGAAGGCCCATCACATCATCGCCGACGGATACGCGCTCTTTCTGTTCCTCGAAGGAGTGCTGCGCAATTACTCACAGCTGATCGAGACGGGGGCGATCGCCAGGCCGTTCCGCTCGGAGTATGAAACTTTCATCGAAGCGGACCGCGCCTATCACGGCTCGGAGCAGTACGCCGAAGACCATGCCTACTGGAGCGCGGCGCTTGGCGCCTTGCGCGCGCCCGCGCGGCTTTCCTCCGAGGATCTGACGGTCGTACCGGCGACGGCGGCGCGCAAGACGTATCGCCTTGGTGCGGACGCGACCCGGCGGCTGGCGGCGGTCTCCGAGGAGTTGAACGCCTCGCCATTCCGCGTGGTGACCGCTGTGCTCGCGTCGGTGATCGCGAGGCTGACCGGCAATCCCGAGGTCTGCATCGGCACGCCGATCCTCAACCGGCGCTCGAAGCGCGAGCGCATGACGTTCGGCATGATGGTCAATACCGTGCCCCTGCCGTTCGTCATCGATTCGAAGGCGGGACTGGCGACGCTGGTCGAAGATGCCGGCCGGCTGACCAAGGCGGCGATCGCCGGGTCGCGCTATCCGAGCCTCGGCCTGCGGCTGCCAGGCGGCGGCAGCGCGCTGAGCCTGTTCGACGTCGGGCTCTCGTATCAAAACGCCCCGTTCCGGGAGTCTTACGGCGCCCTCGAAGTCTCCCTCGAGTGGTTTTTCAACGGCCAGGAAATGAGTGCCGCGACGGTGCATTTCCACGACCGGCAACGGCAGGGCGAGCTGACCTTCGACATCGACCACCGGACGGCGGTCGTCAGCGAGCGCCTGGTCGACGGGCTCGCCGCCGCCCTGGTGGAGGGCATCGACAAGGTCGGTGACGCCGGGAGTCGCCAGCGGCCGGTCACGGCCCTGCCGCTCACCCGTGAAGCGTTGACGCTCGTCGGCTCACCGCTGCGTGACGACTCCAACGACCTGGCGCTCGCCCCGAGTCGTCTCAAGGCCGTCATGGCCGCGCATCCGACGCGGCAGGCGCTCCGCTGGGAGGGCGGCGCTTGGAGCTACGCCGAGCTCGCGGCCGAGGTCGATGCCCGGCTTGCGGCCTTGCGCGCGGCTGGTGTGGAGCGGGGCGACCGCGTCGTGGTTTGGGCCCATCGCACGCCGGAGACGGTGGCGATGCTGCTCGCGGCGTGGGCCGCCGGGGCCGCCTACGTACCGCTCGATGCGCACACTCCGGCGGCGCGCGTCGAAGCCATCCTCTCCGACGCCGCGGCGCGGTTCCTCGTCACGGACTGCGACGTGACGGCCTTGTCGACACAGGGCATCCGCATCCTGGATCCGCGGCACGCTCGTGGCGCCGTGACGGGGGCTGAGTGGGAGCCCGTGCGGCCCTCGGACCTCTGCTACGTGATCTTCACCTCCGGGTCGACGGGACGTCCAAAAGGCGTGGCGGTCGATCACGGCGGGCTCGCGCACTATCTCGCCTTCGCCGTCGAGCGTTATGGGAAGGGCAGGCCAACGAGCTGTCCGCTGTTCACGTCGTTGGGCTTCGACCTGACCGTGACGAGCCTGTTCCTGCCGTTGCTGACGGGCGGCTGTCTCAGGATCTACGGCGAGGACGCCGACCACGAGGGCGCCCTGCTCTCGCGCGTGCTGCAGGACGAGCATTCGGAGGTCATCAAGCTGACGCCGGCGCATCTGGCGCTGATCTCGCGTCTGTCCATGCCGGCGCCGCAGGTACGAGCCTACGTCGTCGGTGGCGAGGCTTTGCCGACGGCGACGGCAGCGGCGATCGTCGCGATGCACGGCGGGCGGGCCGAGGTCATCAACGAGTACGGCCCGACGGAGGCGGTCGTCGGCTGCACCATCCACGCGTATCACGCTGGCGACGTCGGCATCGACGTACCGATAGGTCTGCCGATTGCCGGCACGGTGCTGAGAATCGTGACTCCATGGGGCGTGGACCAGGTCCCGGGGGCCGAGGGCGAGCTGCTCATCGGTGGCCGCGGGCTCGCGGCCGGATATCTCGGACGCGCGGATCTCACGAGTGAGCGCTTCCTCACCGACGGCCAGAATGGCGGACGCTGGTACAAGACCGGCGACAAGGTCCGGCTGCGCCCCGACGGCGAGCTCGACTATCTGGGACGCATCGACCGGCAGATCAAGATCCGCGGCTTCCGCATCGAGCTCGGAGAGATCGAGGCGGCCTACCGCGCCGAAACCGGCGACGCGGCCTGCGTCGCGGTCGACGTCAAGGGCGCTGGCGAGGACCGGGTGCTGGCGTTGTTCTACGTCGCGCCCGTCGAGCACGAGGTGCGTACCCTGCGCGCGGCACTGGCGCGACGGCTGCCCGATTACATGGTGCCGGGCGTGATTCTCAGGATCGATGCCGTTCCGCTCAATGCCAACGGCAAGGTCGATCGTACCGCGTTGCAGCGTCGCTACGACGAGGCGCGTGCGCTCACGGGAGCCGCACCCTCCACGACCGACCTCTCGCCGGAGGCGGCGCGAGCCCTGGCGCTGATCGAACCGCTGATCGGGGGTGCTGTCGACCTCCGGCGCAGCTTCGTCGAGGCCGGCGGCAACTCGATCACCGCGATCCAGGCGATCTCGCGCCTGCAGGCCGCGGGTCTGGGTGGCACCGTCCGCGGCCTTCTGCGCAGCGAGTCCATTGGCGACTTCCTCGCGGGACTCGGCGATGTGGCGGTGAAGTCGGTTCGCGCACCAATCAGCGGGCCGCTCGCGCAGCCGTTGCCAGCGGCGCGTTGGTTTCTCGCCGAAGGCTTCGTCCGGGCCGAGCACTGGCACCAGTCGGTCCTCCTGCGCCCCCGTGCACTCCTCGATCCCGTGCGGCTGGGTGAGGCTTTGCACGCCGTCGTCCGCGCCCACGATGCGCTGCGGCTGAACGTCGCCGACGACGGCAAGAGCTTGCTGCTGAATCCCGTGCATCTCGAGGTCACGCCCGTCGTGACGAGGCGCGTGCTCGCCGCCGCTGGCGAGGCCGCTCGCAGGGACAGCATCGTGGCCGCCGCGCAGGAGGTGAAGCGCGGCTTCGATCTGCGCCGCGACCTGCTGCTGAAGGCGACGCTCCTCGACTTCGGCGACGGCGACGTCCGTCTCCTCCTCGTGGGCCATCACCTCGTCGTCGACGTCGTCTCCTGGCACGTGCTGCTCGCCGACCTGTCCGCGGCCTACGCGGCGCTCGACGGCGGCGGTACGCCTGCCCTGGCGCCAGAGGGCACCTCGTTCGTCGAGTGGTGCGAGGCGGTGGCCGGGCTCGCCGAGTCGCTGGCGCCAGGTGAGGAGGCCCTCTTTCGCGACGCCGTCACGGCGGCGCGGGCGATACCGGCGTTGCCGACGCGCCTCCTCGAGCAAGGCGCGTCGGCCGTTCAAACCCTCCGTGTCGAGCTCGGAGATGCCGCCGCGCAAGCGTTGCTCGGGAATGCCAACCAGGCGTTTTCGACGCAACCGCACGAACTCATCCTGGCGGCCGCCGTGGCGGCGACGGCGCGTCACTTCGGCCGTGACGCGGTGTCGATCGAATACGAGAGCCACGGGCGCCACGAGCTGACGTCCGACCAGGATCTCACGCGCACGGTGGGCTGGCTGACGGCCCTGACGCCGCTGGTCTTCGCCGCGCCGTCGTCGGAGCGGCCGGAGCTTCTGGTGATCGACGTCAAGGATCGGCTGCGCCGCCTGCCGGGTAACGGTCTGGGTTATGGCGCGGTGCGCGAGCGCTGCGGCGGCGTCGGGCTACATCCGATGCTGCGGTTCAACTACCTCGGGCTCGCCGCTGCGGCCACGGAGGACGCGGGGCTCTTCGAGCTCGCGCCCGAGCCGACGGGCCCCGACGTCGCGCCTGAAAACCACGCGACCGCGGCTGTCGAGATGATCGTCCAGGTGAAGGACTCGGGTTTCGAGGTGACCCTGCAGCTCGACGCGCGGCGCTTCGATGCCGAGTCCGCGAACCGGTTCGCGGCGCGGTTGGCGGAAGAGACGCAGGCGATGGCTCACTTGTGCCTTGCGCAGGAGAAGCCGCGGCTGACCCCTTCGGACTTCGCCGCGGCCGAGCTGACTCTCGACGAGCTCGATTCGCTGTTCACGACGTCATCAACTTGA
- a CDS encoding cyclic peptide export ABC transporter — translation MRRFSVNMPSRVIASRAGIVRFAAFLIVVLFGVSSPALSAEAALPAALDAYLTEVFPGSGIPGMSVVVVKDGEVMTRGLGQAADGVAVTDATTFELASCSKSFTALAALQLIADGRLSMTDSVSKYLPGFHVRVRDRDHEVTVEQLLHHKTGLPWRALGLIEAEDVDDGALRRTAMLFSGFKVEDRPGTRFIYSSANYDILGAVIEAASGMEFGAYLESRIFAPLGLTSTHVLKATRPDGMAEGHKLGFFAPRPYTAPLYRGNAPSAYIVSTAQDMGRWLAIQLGLIETPLAELIKLSHMADRDVPPDPVDGGSYAAGWSVYQKPQGELAHSGGNPSFTSYVAFSPGGRFGVAVLANSNSSQTARLGENLMTLMRGGELKPLPRRDSALDRTFSVASSFLALLLLAALVVLGRILGQAFSKRRHFRRPSRQALVVGVGSAFALIPVIGGALMLPRAVAGIPLDTAIVWLPGSFPVAIAAFAALVLLGYVLCVVSALFTTENDIRGEMPRLVALSLAAGISNAALIFLIVAAPAYEGPLAAILCYYVAVALLYLICRKYVDTCAITLAYRVVYDMRARITSRILASRFQDLERLDSGRVAATLNNDTQSLGQGVPTVAPLVTNAVTTIAVGVYLATVSLVAFLGAAAVIFVIAALYSQVTRGSTRFWNEASQAQARFLKLVEGLVRGFNELSMHSEKRRGFGADMDVALTTHATKRTRAAVANLNAFMVGETLLVFALGTIAFVFPRVFDGFDAAQLTTFVMGLLYLIGPLNGIMQAVPTVTEARATWNRIRAFEAELTSVRPTLAEPPRQRSVTRLTLDGVSFKYAPNDDSAGFGVGPASFEVTSGEILFLVGGNGSGKTTLARLLTGLYRPTSGQILVDGRSVGPDELGELVSVVFADFHLFPRLYDVAVGSKVEVVDQHLELLRLKNKVTLDDKGFSTLDLSTGQRKRLALLKCFLEDRPILLFDEWAADQDPEFRRTFYSDLLPALRRSGKLIIAITHDDQYFDVADKILRLEFGRLSQVKPAREAS, via the coding sequence GTGCGCCGCTTCTCCGTGAACATGCCCAGTCGCGTCATCGCGTCACGGGCCGGTATCGTCCGCTTCGCAGCTTTTCTTATCGTCGTCTTGTTTGGTGTAAGCAGCCCGGCCCTCTCTGCGGAGGCTGCGCTTCCCGCCGCGCTCGACGCGTATCTGACGGAGGTGTTTCCAGGGAGCGGTATCCCTGGGATGTCCGTCGTGGTCGTCAAGGACGGGGAGGTCATGACGCGTGGGCTCGGGCAGGCCGCCGACGGCGTTGCGGTGACCGACGCGACGACCTTCGAGCTCGCCTCGTGCAGCAAGAGCTTCACGGCCCTGGCGGCGCTGCAACTGATCGCGGACGGTCGCCTGTCCATGACCGACTCCGTCAGTAAGTATTTGCCTGGCTTTCACGTCCGCGTTCGCGATCGTGACCATGAGGTGACCGTCGAGCAGCTTCTGCACCACAAGACCGGTCTGCCCTGGCGCGCGCTCGGTCTGATTGAGGCGGAGGATGTCGACGACGGCGCGTTGCGCCGGACCGCGATGCTGTTCAGCGGCTTCAAGGTCGAGGATCGACCTGGCACCAGGTTCATCTACAGCTCGGCCAATTACGACATTCTCGGGGCCGTCATCGAGGCGGCGTCCGGCATGGAGTTTGGTGCCTACCTGGAAAGCCGCATCTTCGCGCCGCTGGGGCTGACGTCGACGCACGTGCTCAAGGCCACGCGGCCGGATGGCATGGCCGAGGGGCACAAGCTCGGCTTCTTCGCGCCGCGGCCGTATACGGCACCGCTCTATCGTGGCAACGCGCCGTCGGCCTACATCGTCTCCACGGCACAGGACATGGGACGTTGGCTGGCGATCCAGCTGGGCCTGATCGAGACGCCGCTCGCGGAGCTCATCAAGCTCAGCCACATGGCGGACCGCGATGTGCCACCGGACCCTGTCGATGGTGGGTCCTATGCGGCCGGCTGGTCGGTCTATCAGAAGCCGCAGGGCGAGCTTGCCCATAGCGGCGGCAATCCGAGCTTCACGTCCTACGTCGCCTTCAGTCCAGGCGGGCGCTTCGGAGTCGCCGTGCTCGCCAACTCCAACAGCTCGCAGACGGCGCGCCTGGGTGAAAACCTGATGACGCTGATGCGCGGGGGCGAGCTGAAGCCCCTGCCGCGGCGGGACTCGGCCCTCGACCGCACCTTCTCGGTCGCTTCCTCCTTCCTCGCGCTACTGCTCCTCGCCGCACTCGTCGTGCTCGGTCGCATCCTGGGCCAGGCGTTCTCGAAGCGCCGCCACTTTCGCCGCCCGTCACGCCAGGCGCTCGTGGTTGGCGTGGGCTCCGCGTTCGCGCTGATCCCGGTCATCGGTGGCGCCCTCATGCTGCCACGCGCCGTCGCCGGCATCCCCTTGGATACGGCGATTGTCTGGCTACCCGGGAGCTTCCCGGTGGCGATCGCCGCGTTCGCGGCACTGGTGCTGCTCGGCTACGTGCTCTGCGTGGTTTCGGCGCTGTTCACGACCGAGAACGACATCCGTGGGGAGATGCCGCGGCTGGTGGCGCTCAGTCTGGCGGCCGGTATCAGCAACGCCGCCCTGATCTTCTTGATCGTCGCCGCGCCGGCTTATGAAGGTCCGCTCGCCGCCATCCTCTGCTACTACGTGGCCGTCGCGCTGCTGTATCTCATCTGCCGGAAGTACGTCGATACGTGCGCCATCACGCTCGCGTACCGGGTGGTCTACGACATGCGCGCGCGCATCACCTCGCGCATCCTGGCTTCGCGCTTCCAGGATCTCGAGCGCCTCGACTCCGGCCGCGTCGCCGCGACACTCAACAATGACACACAGAGTCTGGGGCAGGGCGTACCCACAGTCGCGCCGCTGGTGACCAACGCGGTGACCACCATCGCCGTCGGCGTCTACCTCGCCACGGTATCGCTCGTGGCCTTCCTCGGGGCGGCGGCCGTCATTTTCGTGATCGCCGCGCTCTATTCGCAGGTGACGCGCGGCTCGACGCGCTTCTGGAACGAAGCGAGCCAGGCGCAGGCGCGGTTCCTGAAGCTGGTCGAGGGGCTGGTTCGCGGCTTCAACGAGCTGAGCATGCACTCGGAGAAGCGGCGGGGCTTTGGCGCCGACATGGACGTCGCGCTGACGACGCACGCCACGAAACGGACGCGCGCGGCCGTCGCCAACCTCAATGCCTTCATGGTCGGCGAGACGTTGCTCGTCTTCGCTCTGGGGACGATTGCCTTCGTCTTTCCCCGCGTGTTCGACGGCTTCGACGCGGCGCAGCTCACGACTTTCGTGATGGGGCTGCTGTATCTCATCGGGCCGCTCAACGGCATCATGCAGGCCGTGCCCACCGTCACCGAGGCGCGCGCGACCTGGAATCGCATCCGGGCCTTCGAGGCGGAGCTGACCTCGGTTCGTCCGACCCTCGCCGAGCCACCGCGGCAGCGCTCCGTCACGCGCCTGACGCTCGATGGCGTCAGCTTCAAGTATGCGCCCAACGATGACAGCGCCGGATTCGGCGTCGGTCCGGCGAGCTTCGAGGTGACGAGCGGTGAGATCCTGTTCCTGGTCGGCGGCAATGGCAGCGGCAAGACCACCCTGGCCAGGCTCCTGACCGGCCTCTACCGGCCGACGTCCGGGCAGATCCTCGTCGACGGACGCAGCGTCGGACCGGACGAGCTCGGTGAATTGGTCTCGGTCGTCTTCGCCGACTTCCACCTGTTCCCGAGGCTCTACGACGTCGCGGTCGGCAGCAAGGTGGAGGTCGTGGACCAGCACCTCGAGCTGCTGCGCCTGAAGAACAAGGTCACGCTGGACGACAAGGGCTTCTCGACGCTCGATCTCTCCACGGGCCAGCGCAAGCGCCTCGCCCTGCTCAAGTGCTTCCTCGAGGACCGGCCAATCCTGCTCTTCGACGAGTGGGCGGCGGACCAGGATCCCGAGTTTCGTCGGACGTTCTACAGCGATCTGTTGCCGGCACTGCGGCGCTCCGGCAAGCTCATCATTGCCATTACGCACGACGACCAGTATTTCGACGTTGCGGACAAGATTCTCCGCCTCGAGTTCGGCCGGCTGAGCCAGGTGAAGCCGGCGCGGGAGGCGAGCTGA